ATTCATATTTGAACTTCTACATGGTGTGACCACCTTTGACCAGGTCCAATTAGGAGCCAAAAGAACCCTTCAAATACACTAATCTGATGTGGTGATAGTAACTAAATTCTCACCTGGGAATGCTGATCAGGTAGCTGAGGAGTCGCCGCAGATCCTCCGGCTTTAGGCGATCGCGACGGGGCGTGGCCGGGAAGCAGAGCAGCGGTCCGCCACGCCGGTCCCGTCCGCCCGTGAGGAAGACGACCCGTTCCTGCAGGAGGGTCAGGAGGTCCCTGGCCCGCTGGCCGTCCATTTCAGCGGGGCGAGGGTTAATGCGGCCGGGGGTTAATCACTGGAGGGGGGGTTCAACTGGGAAGCAGGGTCTCCGCCCGCTTTTTAATCCGACGATGGGCACTGCAGCATAACGAATTCCAGCCTCGAATTTCACTTGTTTTAGCTCTGTtattattagttattattatgAGCCGCTGCTTTTGCTCATTGATTTTCGCGAATTTCTCGCTGGCATTTTCATGGTCACTCTTTTGCTGTTGTGTTTGTTGCGGTTTTTCGTGTGTTtgcccgtgtgtgtgtgtgtgggtgggtgaaAAATGTGTGGGAAAGCAGAGATGCGGATTAGTAATGGGTATTTCTCTTGGTTTTCTAAATACTGCACATAATTTGCACACAATTTGTGTAGTTCTCCTATTTTTAGATGGAGGGAGTGGAGTTTTTTCTTCAGTCACCCTCGCATTTTCATGCGAGTGGGAGTAAGAGGGAGATACAAACagacaggcacacacacacaccagcgcACGGGGGTGCATGTGTGGTATGTACACACAGTACACATATGTACTCCCGTTAAATGTCATAAATCACACGCAGCATAAAAACATGAAATAAAACTCGCGCAGGCACACAGTTATAAACATTATTTGGAAAATGGACACTCAAACATTCGCTACAGCGAACAACGGGCGAAAATCCGCTATGTTTTAATTGCCTCAATTTGAACACAAACTCCAGATGTATATATAGcctgtatatatgtatatgctatGTATATCTGTATCATCACATCATCCGCAAGCAGTTCTCTTGCGTCTTGGCTCTTCTTCTTGCCACTGCTTGTGCCaccaaattgatttttttcacTCGCtctgcttttgtttgccactCGCTTTCCCCCTGGGAAAATCACCCAAATTACCGTTGCACGCAGTTCGCGAATAGCCGCGCGCTAAgctatatttttcatttttcaagaAACCGCGATTTTCCGAACGGGCGCTCTGtgttttgtttaaacaaattggaTTTTGCGAAATGCCTAGTGTTACCAGAGGCCGAAACGGCTGTAAAACTACAGTTCCAGTATTTTTTAATCGTCCACACCAATTGCGTACCTCGATAACTCGCAACAATCGATACTTATCACATTTAAAAATTCCTGCCTGAAGAGTTTTTGATATCTCAAAAATATGCCAACACTATTGTGCGCTGGAGAATTAACTGAGTTATAAAATCTATCATTAACCATATATGGCgtttttaaagtgtttaatGCAACTTTTTAGCTGCGGTATGCTTCAGGAAAATAGACGTAAAAATACCAACGATAGCAGAAATCGATTGTACTATCGTCTGCTGGCATAAGCTGGCTGATACATCACCACACTGTTAACTGTCTGTTTTTCATTAAGTTCAGTTTCTGCCGAGTTTTAccaaataaaaccaaataaatatatatctgcAAACATTTTACGCAAAATCAAGAACTCGCTTCGCCAGCGCAAGAAGAAGAACCGCCCACGGcaggccacgcccccagtGCGCGCCGATCCCAAAGACACCGCCGCCAAAATGGAGACCAACTTGAACAGGATCATTCGTGAATCGGCCAAACTGAAACTCTGCGGGCAGCTCAGCAAATACACCAATGTGATGAAGGGTGAGCACCTATCTCTAGCACACCGATGCCCAGCTCAGTAGAAAACCCACCCATCACTCTGTCCCAAAGAATCCCATAGAACCACTTCCCTAATCGCAGCTTCCACTTTGCAGGGTGGCAGTACCGCTGGTTCACGGTGGACGCAAAGACAGGATCGCTGAGTTACTACCTGTGCGACTCCTCGACGGTGGGCGACGACATCGCGCCCTCGCCCCACGTCCTGGCCAGTGCTCCAAGGGGCCAGGTGCAGCTGGCCGGCGCAGTGGTGTACCCGAGTGACGAGGACTCCAGGACGTTCGCCATTGCCTGTGCCTCCGGCGATACGGTGAAGCTAAGGGCCAACGATGCGAGGGCCAGGCAGGAGTGGGTGGACGGCTTGCGTGCGGTGGTCGAGAGCCACATGAAGGCGATGGACATAAGCAACTCGTCGCCGCTGCCTCCGCGCGAATTGCTCGCCGCCTCCGATGCCATGGTTTCAGCTCGCCAAGCACTGTTTCTCACGGAACAATGGTAACTGCACACTAACTCGTAGTTAAAGTGGTATTTCAAGTAGAATATAGCAGTTCCTCCTGCAAACTAgggttataaatatatcttgtGCTTAAACTAATGTTCCCCAATCCTTTGCAGCAACGCTTCTCTGGCCAGGGCCATCGAGAGCATCGACTGCGCTTCCTTCTCGCCCACGGATCCCGATCTTCTTCTGCTCAAGGCGATCTCCACGGCCAGCACCCAGTGCCTGCACCAGTGTTTGGGATTGCTACAACGCCACCAGGAAATCAATCAGCCAGTGGCAGAGGCCGTGCCTCTTGTGCTCTGAGAGATGCAAGGCGCAAGGATTGTTTCCAGTTTCCACTAAGATATACCCAATAAACACTAAGCCAAACCGCAATTCCAATCAAGATTCAAGACAAGCAAGAAATGCaagaaaatcaagaaaatcaagaaaagCAAGAAGCAATGAGAAGACTTTCAGGTTGGGTTACTTTTcaatgtttttataaaatacttttgttcgtttcggttttccatttttaggttttttgttttcttggaTTAATAAGAACATTCATTTCGACATTTAAAGTTAATTTGAACATAAAGTTTGCACTAAAGTTTATAGAAAATGTTGAGTTTTGGACGTGGACTTGGACGCTGATCCAGATCGTACAAAGATACACAATATCCAGTAGATTTTAGCCGCTAACTCTTGCCATTGTTTATATTACATCCTATTCCGAAAGTAATTCGTTAAGTTTCGATACGTGTGGAACATCAAAGTCTATTGGGGGACCGGGATTACATAGATACTTATATATCGTGTGTTTATATACGGGCTATGGCTATGGTAGATGTTCTTGCGTATGCAAAAATAGTTGTGTTTAGTGTTTATCATTATCGTAATTAACTCTCGTCCGATTAATCAATTGTGTGCTTGCCAAACCAAACGCTGCCGAAAGTACGCCTAAAGGGGTAAAACCaaaagatatacatatacgagTACGTTTCTCTCGATACTCAATCCTATCATAATGTCGCCAGACTTGCCAAATAAACCCTCGAGTCCTGCTGCGAGTCCTGGGCCTCGCTCTTGGCCGGGTCAGAAGTGGAGCAGAGTCCAAATTAAGGCTAGAAAAGGCACTTTAGAAGGGGATCTAGTGGGTAGTTGTGGGGTTAATTCTGGGGCTTACGTCGGGTTTCCAATAATGTCAAATCAGAGGCCTCAAGTTCGGCGGGATCGCAGCAGAGCTCGGTATAAAAAATGTTGCTTCTAAATTTTGTCTAAAAATTTCGCTTGTGTAAATACGTTAAAAAAGTTCAcgtgttttgtttgtttgctttttacaaattttgtttgcGGTGTGTTCATCGCTGAATTTAATTCCGAAAGGCATTTTTTGtgaatttcttgtttttatgttAAGCCTAAACATTAAATTTAGTTGATTCCATTTGCGTTTGAAGCCACATGCTTCGGTTTCCATTTTTAGATaattttgtacattttcttTCTCGCTTCTCGTAAATTAAAGACTAAACAAAATTCGGGCACACAATTACCAAGTTAAATCCGCCTAAACTCTTTTGATTTACTTCACTTCACATTgcattaatattaaattaatattgcTGGGGTTTGGATCCTGCTTCTGTTTCGTTTGAAACACAATTGAAAGTTCGTTATCTGTTTCGGATGGTTTGTGGAATGTTCCGGGTTTTCTACTTCCACCTCCGCTGTAGCTTACAACTAAAGAGATCGGTCGCTATTTAGTTAGTTAGACTGATGGACTATAACATAATAAtacttttaattttgattCAGTAAGTACGCTAGGAATAGAAACTAGGTGGCGAAGATCGCGTGGAGGAAACTAGAGTAAAACCGGCACATGCTAGCCTATACCTTGGTTAACTCGCTTGCAATGTACAATTTGATGTGATGAACTAAACATGGTTAAAGCTTATTTGTAAATTCGATTGAATATCAAGTTTAGGAATTGCTCGAACACAATTGCAAAACACAATGATCGGAGGAAACCTTTGAAACGTATATATCGTTTACTCTAGTTTATTTACACATAGTTATAGGGCTTACTTGTAATGTGATATATATGATATCATGTAATTTAAGAAACTCGTGTACAATATTTGGTTGTAATGCCTAATGCGGTTTCCTCGGGCTAAATTGAATCAATTTATTCTATGGACAGTGTCTAAAATGAATCACGGAATGCAGCTTACAGATTCCACGTATACTTTGTtacaaaatgttcaaaataataaacaatctaaattgatttaattaacCAAGGCGTAGGCTCACACAAGCCGAGTAAAGCTGCCGAAGCTTCTGATTTGAGTTCACTCATTATCATTTCTTAACATTCACTTATTATTTCCTTCATTTCACTTTCCCCTCTTCACTCGCTAGTGGTGGTGATGGGCTCCACTTTGATGCCGCCACTGCTCGAGGAACTGGGTGCATCAGCGCCTGCGGCTGCGGAAGCTGCTCCCGCCGATCTTTCTGGAGGAGCCGATGCTGCGGCCGCCGAGGATGAGGAAGAGGAAACACTGGCCCCCACCAGCTCGGCCAGATCCTCGGCGAAGAGGCGGCTGGGCGAGAACTCGCGCTTGTAGCTGGCCATGTCCAGGCCCAGATCGCCGAGAGGGGAGTGCAGCCGAGGTGTTTCGCTGCGCAAGGGGCTGCTCTTGGCCTTGGGCGGATGGTGCTGGCCCATTGAGGAGGAGGCTGAGGAACTGGAGCTGGCACCGAAACCGGACTTGTGGCCCACCTGATGGCCGCCctgatggtgctgctgctgctgctgctgctgatggtggtgcaAGTGggcctgttgctgttgcaggtgcagctgctgcatgTGGTGGTGCGCagcctgttgctgttgctggtggtgcagAGCGGCGGCCATGCTGGGCGGCAGATTCGGCAGGAGCCCCGCTGGTCCACAGGGCGAGGGCGCGTGCCTGGGCCCGGAGCCACTGCTCACTGCCGGCGATATGCTGGCCCTGCCTCCCCCTGCGCCGGGCACGCTGCCCACTCCACCGCCCACTCCCGGATGCGGCGGCAGATTGAATAAGCCGGGCGGAACCGCTGCCATTTGCATCTGCTGGCGGATGTTGTGCGCCACGGCGGCCACCGCGGCGGCCGTTTCCTGCGACATGTGCTGGTCTCCGGCTACGCCAACTCCGGTCTGCGGTCCACTGCCATTGGGACAGGCCATGGAGCTGGGCGTCCCTGCCAAGGCGCCACTTGCTCCGGGATAGCTGAGAGGGAGGTCCTGCAAGGGAAACGCGGGCTAACCCGAGAGCAGTTAGTTCGGTTCAAGAAATCCCCCGAATGCAGTATATTTCGCCAGGCTTCATTGCTTTAAGTAATCAAGAAAACCCATGGGTAATTCAAAAATAACTCAATGTAAGTTCAATTCTTAGtgaattttttttgccaataaccccttttttgatattttgcgactataaatatcagtattttgatcagaacattcgaaatattggtccgaatatggaatggcatacctcgttgagctcgtaattaaattttctattaaactgtgttttcaaaaaaaaaaaaatattattttcacttttcttacaatttttgatgatgattttttgccaataatAACTTTAACGAATACTAATCAATACTAATGGGCATCTAAGCTATCCGAGTCACTAAGACTTACTTACTCGTCATACTGATTTgaattagttattattttgaaCTGAAACTATGGTAATTCATGTTGAGAGTATATAAACTGAATACTTTATAATAACTATTCCTATTTTAAAAGAGATTTCAAGCGAAAAAAGAAAGTCTCGTAATGAAAAAGAACGCCAATTCCCTGGAGCTGAAACATCGTCagattttaatttctaaagaaaatgttattaCTCTACAAATAATGGACTTTGTAGGcctattaattttaatttttttaattttaaatgtaattgttTCCAGCAATGGTTCAAGCGAATTATACTGCAGTAATTACCTACCGAATGTCGACCGTAGGGTGGCATGTGGGCGGCCAGGCTTTCGTCCTTGATGTCCTTGGTGTCTCGAAAGACCACCGTCTTGATGACGCCCTTAATGTGCTCATCGGGCCAGATGCCCAGAAGGATTCTCTGCggcctgccacgccccttggGCCGCAAGTCCGGGCCGCCGTCGATGGAGGGCCCCAGCATATTGTGCACCCGGTTGGCATAGAGCACGAATGTGGGATACGGGATGTCGTACTTGCGGGCGGCCTGCGACAGGGAGAGGCCCTCCTTCAGCACACTGAAAATGGCCTCCGCCATGGTCTCGGGTCGCCAGGACTTCAGCGGGCCTCGCTCCCGGAAGCGCATGTGGTGCATCAGGTTCTGGTTGGTGTTCCAGCACTTCTGCCACATGGACTGCAGCTGGTACTGGTAGCTGTCTGCTGAAAGATCAAGAGTGGAGAAGCCGACGATCAGATGGTTTCCAGCAACCCGACTGGTTAGCTTTACGAACCTGCCAGCGTCGATCCGGTGGCGCCCATCCAGGCGTGCGAGTTCTCCATCATTTTGGCCTGCGAATGCGGAAAAGTGAATTCAAGTATCAGCAAAGTGAGGAACAAGAAGAAAGAGCTTAGATGGCTGGGTAAGTGGTGCTTCAATTAATTGTGTGACTCGCTTTGGTTAGCGCTCGATGCGCCGTCTCCTCTTGTCTTGTCTTGTATCCGGAATCCGGATCCCGCCCAGCTTATGTCGTTTGATTGACATGCAAAAGCGACCTATATtcgtttaatttcatttttgtacTTCGCTGTCTAAGTGTATTATGGGCTTATTGTTTCTGTGGTCGTTTTCGCGACGTAGTGTGCAGATATTAGATACCAGTTTTATGCATTAACCATATAAGGAAAGAAAACTTTGGATAAATAACCTCCAGGGATTTGAAACTATCtcattgcatttaaaatgttttaaagcATACTTTGGGGCACTTTTTTCTGTCTTTCTATCTTATAACTGAACGAACAGTATCTAATGCTTCCAAAAACAAGTCTTTGGTTAATGCGTTCTCTAACAAGTATCTTATTGGTGCAATGAGTACTTTCCGCTCAAACTACGTTGACTTTTTTGCACTGCTGTTCTAATTCGCATTGCAACATGGAGGATACATTTAACTGGCTGACTGAACCTTCGAGTGGAGACTCGGTTGTCGTTGCTGCGGTTGTCTGTTTGCCGACTGTCGAGTGGCTAGCATCGAATTCACTAATTGCATAACAAAGTAACATTTGCATATTGTTCTACATATGTTAGTGGCTGTgttcggatttggattcgtattcgtattcgtatacGGATCCACCTTGTCGATAACTTCATTACAAAAATTCTCCTGCCCGTGGAGTGtggaaaaaaatacaacagaCTGAAGTGGTACTGGCTCAGGTGGGCACTTGTGCCCATTTAGCGTTAAGTATTACTTGTAACTTTTTGCCATGTGACTGACTGAGAGTGCTCCTATCCACCTTGTCCTTTACCGCCGCTTTTCCTCGGGGCCAGACAATGTGGCGATGTTCTCAGAAATCGTTGCTGGTTTTATGGGCCCAGGACATGcaatggatggatggatggatggatttACTTTTCGGCTCATTACGCcgcaaattatatattattcacAAGTTTTTCTCGTTCGCCAGGCAAAATTGCTTTATTTGGGCAGGGTGACTAATCCAGTAGACCCATAACGTCACTATTAATTCGGAAACAGCAGCACtctgcatttgcatgcatCTAACAAGAACAGCCAAATGTTTatagcaaaaatatatttaagagCTTTTTCTAGGCCTTTAACTATACGCCTTTGCCTGGTTAGAGTTAATTTCGCCCACTGATTATGAGGCAGGTTGCTAAATACTAGCGACTATTGAAGGTAATCACACTAATGCCCCAATCTGTCTCGAAGCGCGGACGACAGATGGCGCTGCTGTGCGTCTGTGTGAGTATGTGCctaagtgtgtgtgtgtgctggtaCCCAGCTGCAGTTGCCTTCAATAATACGCCACgccaaatgccaaataatttatttattatatgtgCAGCTGACCAAAGCTGACTGGAccccaaacacacactcacatacacacacacgaacataTCGGCGgaggtatatatgtatatccagAGTCCTGAGTGAGATTTCATTACAACTCATTTGACAGTCTTGGTGCACTCGACGCTGCCAAAATGTCATAGCTGAGTGGCATGCATCGAAAGGGGCTGCGGGGGGGCTGGCGCAGGAGTTGGCCACCACCCACCTGCCACCCTCCTTGCACCACCTCCCTTCCTCCCCAGAACCCCCCGATCCCATATCCAGCGGATTAGCGGATACGCATCGCGCACTGCCCCTACGCCACAGTGGACCCTACTGTTGTTAAACCTGTGTAGCTCACTGTTGTCAGGACACAAAAGTAAGGATATCGATATGATTTATGAATAACACTTTATTTCGGTTATGAGTAACAATGCGCAGAAAATAATTCAAGTAACTCGTTATAGTGTCCAATTTGTGGGTCAAAATGATATATATCTTTAGTATTATAACTTATTATTAGTATATATAACTTATCCTGCAGTTTTCCCCTATCGAATTTTCACTGTACCTCATTTGTGAGCCTCAACACGAAATTAAGCGAAATGAAGTTGACCACGCTTCGATTTTGGCATCAAAGCGACCGTTACCGCTTGCTGCTTGACCCAACGCCCCCTATGCCATGGCACCTCCTCCTctttctcctcctcctcctctcccacctccaccaccgcccctgccacgccccctgctttggctgctgcacttgctgcaTGCATTGTTAATACAATTCGAGTCCAACGTCAATAACCAAGTGCCACGAATGGACCATTAGTTGAGTTGCGTGGAGTTGAGTTTCGCTTCGCCTGATGCGGGCCCGTCTATATGTCCATTTGTCCTTATGTCTATATGGAATATCTGAACACCGCAGAGTTGTGCCCCCCACCCACGCAGTGCATGCATCTGCATTTATGTATTCTATATATAATTATGCGGCTTAGCGGTGGCTTTGCCTTGGCGGATTCCTCAATTCGGGCCCGAAATCCACGGAACTCAACTGCATTTGACGGCCCCGACAGGCAGCGAATTTAATCAATAGCACAAGTGGTTTCTTAAAGTTCTGATTAATATTCCCGATCATACTGGCAGACCTCCATGTTAAACTAGGTATTTATGAATGAATAATTCGGGGCAGACCTAAATATAAAGAATCAATTTGGATTGAGAATGTAAAAACTTTTGGGGTGATTGCTTTGCTTTCTAATTCCTAAAATTTCGGCATTAGGGAAACCGATAAATGTATAGATTATAAAAAAATCTTCAATCAAAACACGCTAGAAATTCCAGAGGACCTTAAGACATATTTTGAGGTAAGCCAGGAATGCATTGTGGGGTTGATTTAGATTGAAGACTGATCAAAGCTGTTAAGAAGCCGCCTCCTTCCCATCGATCCCCCTTTTTTGGGGGCTGGCTTTCCGGGTCGTTCGAAATTCGATTATCTGAAAACGCTGGGGCGTTCGCATCTTCCGCCATTTTCTGTCTGGAAACGCCCCATGTCACAAAACCGGGAAGAAGGCGTTCCGTGCGACACCGAAACCTTTTTTTCGTAAGTCAACCTCGGTCTTTTTGAGGCAGGCTTCCAAACTGAGCCCTCTGTCAGATTTGTGGTCTCTAGTCAGGCGTTAAGACCGCATCAATTGGGCGTGAAGGAGAAGTAACCCATGCCATCCCATCCCCTCCCATCCAAGGATTCCTTACCTCAACCCCGGAAAACGTCCGAGTCAAGCGGCACTTGTGTGCCTCTTCTGAGGTTTTGGTGGCGGGGTGGCTGCCACAATTTCTGATTCGCTTAAGCGAGAAGCCTCAGACGCCTCACAGGCCTCAGTTGTCGTGGCAATGCAATTTAGCCAAATTCGCAGCAGGAAACGCCAGCGGAAAGGCTCGGGCAACAAATTCTCTAATGTCTGATGTGCCTAGAGTGttgtgaaaaataaaaggTTGTACATTCAAAACTTGgcagaaaaatataatattcaTATTCTTGCTGAAGATAAATTGTTGCTGCCTAGAACCAGTAAATAGTTATTAGGTATTTTAAATGGATGTCCATCATGCCATGTGTTACAAACGCATCTTCAAAACGATATACCCCCGTGTTTACTGAGTCTCGCTGGTAAGAGAATCGAGCTCGTTGGGGAGGAAACGCCTCACACTCATCCTCTAACTGGACAGATTTGCCGTGAATCACCCCCACTTATTTTTTCAAGGAATTCCCAATCTTTTGACGCTCAGGAAATTGTCAAGTGCCGCCCAAAGTGTGTGGCTGCGATTGTGTGCGGGTGTGATTGGGTTCATGTTCGTGTAAAACCGAAAATTAATTAGCGTGAAAAGCATTATTGAAAGCCAACTCAAATAGGCTGTTAGCCAGCAAATGGGCGTGGGGGTAAAACTTGCATTAGTTTTTCGTTCTAAAACCAAAGTCGGGCTCATTTCCTAGGCTTTTCCTTGCAAGCAGGAAGAAGGAGCACATGTGGTTTAATTTGATTTAGTCGCAAAACTTGCAGCCAATACTCGACTTCATTAAAATTCTGCAGCAACTGAATCAAAATCAACTTGGGCCTCGTAGTTTTTGGCGCGCACTTTGCTACTTGAAACATCAATTACATCGCGGGGGTTGTGGGTGTTCCCATTTATAGGAATATATTTCCTATA
This portion of the Drosophila santomea strain STO CAGO 1482 chromosome 3L, Prin_Dsan_1.1, whole genome shotgun sequence genome encodes:
- the LOC120447602 gene encoding oxysterol-binding protein-related protein 11, which gives rise to YITTLLTVCFSLSSVSAEFYQIKPNKYISANILRKIKNSLRQRKKKNRPRQATPPVRADPKDTAAKMETNLNRIIRESAKLKLCGQLSKYTNVMKGWQYRWFTVDAKTGSLSYYLCDSSTVGDDIAPSPHVLASAPRGQVQLAGAVVYPSDEDSRTFAIACASGDTVKLRANDARARQEWVDGLRAVVESHMKAMDISNSSPLPPRELLAASDAMVSARQALFLTEQCNASLARAIESIDCASFSPTDPDLLLLKAISTASTQCLHQCLGLLQRHQEINQPVAEAVPLVL